In one Sphingomonas sanguinis genomic region, the following are encoded:
- a CDS encoding AI-2E family transporter, protein MNRLRPDESDARFIRRIILTLLILAVTAALFRAGDLLILAFGSILGAIVIHAIADLYADHLPIGPKRSLTLSIATVLAVLGFLAWLFGVAFRQQLNTLVTQLPLLIDQLAAWASQSPVGAKVVDAVRAAFAGSRVARDIGGLVSGAGEFVLNCLLLLVGALFFAADPKIYERGFLLLIPRSMRPAMEDALFDTGSTLRLWLRAQLIQMTTMGVLVGVGLAIAGVPSAAALGLLTGLSEFVPYVGPIAAMLPALGLAAQGGNGAIIGTLITFAVVRLVQTNAITPFVTSRVVAIPPAVTLFAIIGIGTIFGLFGLFFSAALLIVMFTLIRSLYLREVLGENIPAVEHQSLLGPGARMKQENHDPG, encoded by the coding sequence ATGAACCGGCTGCGTCCCGACGAAAGCGATGCGCGTTTCATCCGCCGCATCATCCTGACCCTGCTGATCCTGGCCGTCACCGCCGCGCTGTTCCGCGCGGGCGACCTGTTGATCCTGGCCTTCGGGTCGATCCTGGGCGCGATCGTCATCCATGCCATTGCCGACCTCTATGCCGATCACCTGCCGATCGGGCCGAAGCGTTCGCTGACCCTGTCGATCGCGACCGTGCTGGCGGTGCTGGGCTTCCTCGCCTGGCTGTTCGGCGTCGCCTTTCGCCAGCAATTGAACACGCTGGTCACGCAATTGCCGCTGCTGATCGACCAACTGGCCGCCTGGGCGTCGCAATCGCCGGTCGGTGCCAAGGTGGTTGACGCGGTGCGTGCCGCCTTTGCGGGCAGCCGCGTGGCGCGCGACATCGGCGGTCTCGTTTCCGGGGCGGGCGAGTTCGTGCTCAACTGCCTGTTGCTGCTGGTCGGTGCGCTGTTCTTCGCTGCCGATCCGAAAATCTATGAGCGCGGTTTCCTGCTGTTGATCCCCCGGTCGATGCGCCCCGCCATGGAGGATGCGCTGTTCGATACCGGATCGACGCTACGGCTGTGGCTGCGGGCGCAGCTGATCCAGATGACGACGATGGGCGTGCTGGTCGGGGTCGGGCTGGCGATCGCGGGCGTTCCATCGGCCGCCGCGCTGGGGCTGCTGACGGGGTTGAGTGAGTTCGTGCCCTATGTCGGGCCGATCGCCGCGATGCTGCCCGCGCTCGGTCTGGCGGCGCAGGGTGGGAACGGTGCGATCATCGGCACGCTCATCACCTTCGCGGTCGTCCGTCTGGTCCAGACCAATGCGATCACCCCCTTCGTCACCAGCCGAGTCGTCGCGATCCCGCCCGCCGTCACCCTGTTCGCCATTATCGGCATCGGCACGATCTTCGGTCTGTTCGGACTATTCTTCTCAGCCGCGTTGTTGATCGTCATGTTTACGCTGATCCGCAGCCTGTATCTGCGCGAAGTTCTGGGCGAAAATATTCCGGCCGTGGAACATCAAAGTCTGCTCGGTCCCGGCGCCCGCATGAAACAAGAGAATCATGATCCGGGTTAG
- the wrbA gene encoding NAD(P)H:quinone oxidoreductase yields MAKVLVLYYSSYGHIEQMADAIAEGARAGGAEVDIRRVAETAPPEVVAAAHFKTDTAHPEIEGPDALTNYDAIIVGTPTRYGRMASQMAAFWDTTGGVWMRGGLVGKVGGAFTSTASQHGGQETTLFSVLTNLIHHGMTIVGLDYGFQGQMGVKEVHGGTPYGASTLADGDGSRQPSQVDLDGARYQGKRIAETAAKLFG; encoded by the coding sequence ATGGCCAAGGTTCTGGTCCTTTATTATTCGTCCTACGGCCATATCGAGCAGATGGCCGACGCCATCGCCGAGGGCGCGCGTGCCGGTGGCGCCGAGGTGGACATCCGTCGCGTCGCCGAAACCGCCCCGCCCGAGGTGGTCGCCGCCGCGCACTTCAAGACCGACACCGCGCACCCCGAGATCGAGGGTCCCGACGCGCTGACCAACTATGACGCGATCATCGTCGGCACGCCGACCCGCTATGGCCGGATGGCCAGCCAGATGGCGGCCTTCTGGGACACCACCGGCGGCGTCTGGATGCGCGGGGGTCTGGTCGGCAAGGTCGGCGGCGCCTTCACCTCGACCGCCAGCCAGCATGGCGGGCAGGAAACGACCCTGTTCTCGGTGCTGACCAACCTGATCCACCATGGCATGACCATCGTCGGGCTGGATTACGGCTTTCAGGGCCAGATGGGCGTCAAGGAAGTCCATGGCGGCACGCCCTATGGCGCGTCGACGCTGGCGGACGGCGACGGCAGCCGCCAGCCGAGCCAGGTCGATCTGGACGGTGCCCGCTATCAGGGCAAGCGCATCGCCGAGACGGCCGCCAAGCTGTTCGGGTGA
- a CDS encoding choice-of-anchor A family protein, producing MKRHLLTLGLIAAAIPSLAIASPVVVGIDALKEWNLIVLGNLDSSSEVEGRTFVGGNLTGNSSNYQIRSVPSSTYSVPGLTVVGDVLGGTKNLNNGSGALVGGNVASGFNLNGLQTVKVGGLLSNTNINQNVVQSGLGLTDPGFVTGLNQQKAMLVSSMTDLSNSYAALSATSQVSISGNRATFNAVAGANGVGVFNLTAADLSRFGEIAFNANGADTVIVNVSGTNIRLDDNFLGDATGLGQHVIWNFPDATNLELTTAWKGSVLAPKASATTGNYIEGSAVFGSLKQNGEFHLGTYIGTYTPGTSTPPTSSGGSSGGTGSSGGTPKPVPEPASMALMAGGLALLVLALRRRRVVA from the coding sequence ATGAAACGCCATCTCCTCACGCTCGGCCTGATCGCGGCCGCCATCCCTTCGCTGGCCATTGCCTCCCCCGTGGTGGTGGGGATCGATGCGCTGAAGGAATGGAACCTCATCGTGCTGGGCAATCTCGACTCCAGTTCGGAGGTGGAGGGGCGGACCTTTGTCGGCGGCAACCTGACCGGTAATTCCTCCAACTATCAAATCCGCTCCGTGCCGAGTTCGACCTATTCGGTACCCGGCCTGACGGTGGTCGGAGATGTGCTGGGCGGTACGAAGAACCTCAACAATGGTTCTGGTGCGCTGGTCGGCGGCAATGTCGCCAGCGGCTTCAACCTGAACGGATTGCAGACGGTGAAGGTCGGCGGGCTGCTGTCCAACACCAACATCAATCAGAATGTCGTGCAGTCGGGTCTGGGGCTGACCGATCCGGGCTTCGTCACCGGGCTGAACCAGCAAAAGGCGATGCTGGTGAGCAGCATGACCGACCTGTCGAACAGCTATGCCGCGCTGTCGGCCACGTCACAGGTTTCGATCAGCGGCAATCGCGCGACGTTCAACGCGGTCGCGGGGGCCAACGGCGTCGGGGTGTTCAACCTGACCGCCGCCGACCTGTCGCGGTTCGGCGAGATCGCCTTCAACGCCAATGGCGCGGACACGGTGATCGTGAACGTCAGCGGCACCAATATCCGGCTGGACGACAATTTCCTCGGCGATGCGACGGGGCTGGGCCAGCATGTCATCTGGAATTTCCCCGACGCGACCAATCTGGAACTGACCACCGCCTGGAAGGGATCGGTCCTGGCGCCGAAGGCATCGGCGACGACGGGCAATTATATCGAGGGCTCGGCCGTGTTTGGCAGCTTGAAGCAGAATGGAGAGTTCCACCTGGGGACCTATATCGGCACCTACACGCCGGGCACCTCCACGCCGCCGACCAGCTCGGGCGGGTCGTCGGGCGGGACGGGGAGCAGCGGGGGGACCCCCAAGCCGGTGCCGGAGCCTGCCAGCATGGCGCTGATGGCGGGGGGCTTGGCGCTTTTGGTCCTGGCGTTGCGGCGGCGGCGGGTGGTGGCCTGA
- the arfB gene encoding alternative ribosome rescue aminoacyl-tRNA hydrolase ArfB translates to MALIPVTRAIAIDEREIAESFTRASGPGGQHVNTTDSAVLLRFDVGGSPSLPEAVKMRLAVLAGQRLSKDGVLTLRADASRSQEMNRREVRERLIDLIREATIVPKKRRPTKPTRASQTRRVDAKKGRAQVKAGRGKVRFD, encoded by the coding sequence ATGGCGCTGATCCCCGTCACCCGCGCCATCGCCATCGACGAGCGCGAGATCGCCGAGAGCTTCACCCGTGCCTCCGGGCCGGGCGGGCAGCATGTCAACACGACCGACAGCGCGGTGCTGCTGCGCTTCGACGTGGGCGGCTCGCCGAGTTTGCCCGAGGCGGTGAAGATGCGCCTGGCGGTGCTGGCCGGGCAGCGGTTGAGCAAGGACGGCGTCCTGACCCTGCGCGCCGACGCCAGCCGGTCACAGGAGATGAACCGGCGCGAGGTGCGCGAGCGGCTGATCGACCTGATCCGCGAGGCGACGATCGTGCCGAAGAAGCGGCGGCCGACCAAGCCGACCCGCGCGTCGCAGACCCGGCGGGTGGATGCCAAGAAGGGGCGCGCCCAGGTCAAGGCCGGACGGGGGAAGGTTCGGTTCGACTGA
- a CDS encoding Lrp/AsnC family transcriptional regulator codes for MSDAIDRRILAQLARDSDLTSAALGEKVGLSASAAHRRVAQLRESGVITGYRAILSHEARGRPSTVMVNVTLKDQRQDTMAAFEREILRCPEIVECFLMSGEADYMIQVEVRRDDSYERIHRETLARLPGVTRLASHFVIREVVRRS; via the coding sequence ATGTCCGACGCGATCGACCGCCGCATCCTGGCCCAGCTGGCCCGCGATTCCGACCTGACCAGCGCCGCGCTGGGTGAGAAGGTCGGCCTGTCCGCCAGCGCCGCGCATCGCCGCGTGGCACAGTTGCGCGAGAGTGGGGTCATCACCGGCTATCGCGCGATCCTGAGCCACGAGGCGCGGGGACGGCCCTCGACGGTGATGGTCAACGTCACGTTGAAGGACCAGCGGCAGGACACGATGGCGGCGTTCGAGCGCGAAATCCTGCGCTGTCCCGAGATCGTCGAATGCTTCCTGATGAGCGGCGAGGCGGATTACATGATTCAGGTCGAGGTGCGCCGCGACGACAGTTACGAGCGCATCCACCGCGAGACGCTGGCGCGGCTGCCGGGGGTGACGCGGCTGGCGTCGCATTTCGTAATTCGCGAGGTAGTGCGGCGGTCTTGA
- the ald gene encoding alanine dehydrogenase yields MRVGVPKEIKNHEYRVGLTPPSVAELVAAGHEVIVETKAGSGIDFEDQDYVDAGARIVATAAEVFDQAEMIVKVKEPQAVEVAMLRPHHVLFTYLHLAADKPQAEGLMKSGATCIAYETVTSPRGGVPLLKPMSEVAGRMAVQVGAHYLEKQQGGRGILLGGVPGVAPAKVAILGGGVSGVNAAQMAVGLRADVTIYDINNDRLAELDMFFSSQIKTAYASKAAIAAAVKNAHLVIGAVLVPGAAAPKLVTRDMLKTMKRGSVMVDIAIDQGGCFETSHATTHQDPVFEVDGVIHYCVANMPGAVARTSTFALNNATLPFAVKLANMGAEAAMKADAHLANGLNVSGGKIRHAAVAEALDLPFEAWAG; encoded by the coding sequence ATGCGCGTCGGTGTTCCCAAGGAAATCAAGAACCACGAATATCGCGTCGGCCTGACCCCGCCGTCGGTCGCCGAGTTGGTTGCCGCAGGCCATGAGGTCATCGTCGAGACCAAGGCCGGCAGCGGCATCGATTTCGAGGATCAGGACTATGTCGACGCGGGCGCGCGCATCGTCGCCACCGCCGCCGAGGTCTTCGACCAGGCCGAGATGATCGTGAAGGTCAAGGAGCCGCAGGCGGTCGAGGTCGCGATGCTGCGCCCGCACCACGTCCTGTTCACCTATCTCCACCTTGCCGCCGACAAGCCGCAGGCCGAGGGCCTGATGAAGTCGGGTGCGACCTGCATCGCTTATGAGACCGTCACCAGCCCCCGTGGCGGCGTGCCGCTGCTCAAGCCGATGTCGGAAGTCGCTGGCCGCATGGCGGTACAGGTCGGCGCGCACTATCTCGAAAAGCAGCAGGGCGGCCGTGGCATCCTGCTCGGCGGCGTGCCCGGCGTGGCGCCTGCCAAGGTCGCGATCCTGGGCGGCGGCGTCTCGGGCGTGAACGCGGCGCAGATGGCGGTCGGCCTGCGCGCCGACGTCACCATCTATGACATCAACAACGACCGTCTGGCCGAGCTGGACATGTTCTTCTCCAGCCAGATCAAGACCGCCTATGCGTCGAAGGCGGCGATCGCGGCGGCGGTGAAGAATGCGCACCTCGTCATCGGCGCAGTGCTGGTTCCCGGTGCGGCCGCGCCCAAGCTCGTCACCCGCGACATGCTGAAGACGATGAAGCGCGGCTCGGTGATGGTCGACATCGCGATCGACCAAGGCGGCTGCTTCGAGACCAGCCATGCCACCACCCACCAGGACCCGGTGTTCGAGGTCGACGGCGTGATCCATTACTGCGTCGCCAACATGCCCGGCGCGGTCGCCCGCACCTCGACCTTCGCGCTGAACAACGCGACGCTGCCCTTCGCGGTGAAGCTGGCCAACATGGGCGCCGAGGCCGCGATGAAGGCTGATGCGCATCTGGCGAACGGCCTGAACGTCTCGGGCGGCAAGATCCGCCACGCAGCGGTTGCCGAAGCGCTCGACCTGCCGTTCGAGGCCTGGGCGGGCTAA
- a CDS encoding M15 family metallopeptidase, giving the protein MSTAPAAFLRFLALLMFAVLPVAVQAQSCDGALPPPGPDGRVAGHFPYGDASPQDIVPAPAGFGLKPYCRVHRAMLGDLQRLLDAARADPSVGGEPRGLSCHREVARQRNIFCRDRGVSAAERAISVAPAGHSEHATGYAIDFAVRPAHSCPDAEACMAASPAARWLIANARRFGFEMSFPAGNKQRVKWEPWHWRWVGTSLAEPGAMQARAIFAKARAQFPAEPGIRDPLKVVVTSQPPLPVVPVAAPPAPVKKKGRRR; this is encoded by the coding sequence ATGTCGACCGCTCCTGCCGCTTTCCTGCGCTTTCTGGCGCTGCTGATGTTCGCCGTGCTGCCGGTGGCGGTCCAGGCGCAGTCCTGCGACGGCGCGCTGCCGCCGCCCGGCCCCGATGGCCGCGTGGCGGGCCATTTCCCCTATGGCGACGCCTCGCCCCAGGACATCGTGCCCGCGCCCGCCGGGTTCGGGCTCAAGCCCTATTGCCGGGTTCACCGGGCGATGCTGGGGGATCTGCAACGCCTGCTTGATGCGGCGAGGGCCGATCCCTCGGTCGGCGGCGAGCCACGCGGGCTATCCTGCCACCGCGAGGTCGCCCGCCAGCGCAACATCTTCTGCCGTGATCGTGGTGTCTCCGCCGCCGAGCGCGCCATATCGGTGGCGCCTGCGGGGCATAGCGAGCACGCGACCGGCTATGCGATCGACTTCGCGGTGCGCCCCGCGCATAGCTGCCCGGATGCCGAGGCGTGCATGGCGGCCTCTCCGGCGGCGCGCTGGCTGATCGCCAATGCGCGGCGCTTCGGCTTCGAGATGAGTTTTCCGGCGGGTAACAAGCAGCGGGTGAAGTGGGAGCCGTGGCACTGGCGTTGGGTCGGGACTAGCCTTGCCGAGCCGGGCGCGATGCAGGCGCGGGCGATCTTCGCCAAGGCGCGCGCGCAGTTTCCGGCCGAGCCGGGGATACGCGATCCGTTGAAGGTCGTGGTGACGAGCCAGCCGCCTTTGCCGGTGGTTCCGGTGGCGGCTCCGCCTGCGCCGGTGAAGAAGAAGGGGCGGCGGCGATAG
- a CDS encoding RluA family pseudouridine synthase: MHGDRVLFIDGEALVIDKPAGLPVDRPRNGSISLENHLESLKFGFKRWPHAVHRLDRDTSGCLLLSRNPKAHARFQQAFEAGLVEKRYLAVLNGLVEGEGMIDLPLAKVSTIEEGWRMVADPAGKSARTGWRALRREDGRTLVEFRPETGRTHQIRVHAATGLEAPVIGDPVYGAGEPGGMLLHAASLTVPRGEKDPITAEAPIPERFGIFQN, from the coding sequence ATGCACGGAGATCGCGTTCTATTCATCGACGGCGAAGCGCTGGTAATCGACAAACCGGCGGGCTTGCCCGTGGATCGGCCCCGCAACGGGTCGATCAGCCTCGAAAACCATCTGGAATCGCTGAAGTTCGGCTTCAAACGCTGGCCCCATGCGGTCCATCGGCTCGACCGGGACACCAGCGGCTGCCTGCTCCTGTCGCGCAATCCCAAGGCCCATGCCCGTTTTCAGCAGGCGTTCGAGGCCGGGCTGGTCGAGAAGCGATACCTCGCGGTGCTGAACGGTCTGGTCGAGGGAGAGGGCATGATCGACCTGCCCCTCGCCAAGGTCTCGACGATCGAGGAAGGCTGGCGGATGGTCGCCGATCCGGCGGGCAAGTCCGCGCGGACCGGCTGGCGTGCGCTGCGCCGTGAGGATGGGCGCACGCTGGTCGAATTCCGCCCCGAAACCGGGCGCACGCACCAGATTCGCGTCCACGCCGCCACGGGTCTTGAGGCGCCGGTCATCGGCGATCCGGTTTACGGCGCAGGCGAGCCGGGGGGCATGTTGCTCCACGCCGCCAGCCTGACCGTACCGCGCGGCGAGAAAGACCCGATCACCGCCGAGGCGCCGATCCCCGAACGCTTCGGCATCTTCCAGAACTAG
- a CDS encoding amidohydrolase: MVKQASSSRVFRSALAALAIALTPAAAFADALVDNVTGLTLDKDGKVVRFTGLLLTPDGKVVRLLGTKDKRPEKLDWRADMKGRVMLPGFVDSHGHVMALGFRQIELDLATTKSLDEARSRIAAYVAANPERKWILGGGWNQESWALGRFPTAADMDAAVSDRPVVMERADGHALWANSAAMKAAGISAKTVSPAGGRIEKVGGQPSGVFVDAAMQLIQKAIPQPLAKDRNAAFLKAQNELLSHGITATADMGTTLDEWMTYRRMGDAGNLRVRIMSYGGGVDDTVRIGGTGPTPWLYNNKLRLVGVKLYGDGALGSRGAWLKQPYADAPGQTGLGFMSDDVIRNLMSRAAMDKYQIAVHAIGDKANAQVLDAIDELAETYKGDRRWRIEHAQIVDPADLRRFGKHGIIASMQPVHETSDRQMAEARLGPARLAGAYAWNSMLKNGAKLVFGSDYPVESPDPFAGWAAAITRQGPDGQPYGGWQPQEIIGREAAWRAFTMDGAYAGFAEDLFGRLGQGQQADFIIVDRNPLDINPSELRATQVEETWIGGQKVWERR, from the coding sequence ATGGTAAAGCAGGCTTCCTCCTCCCGTGTCTTCCGCTCCGCCCTCGCCGCACTGGCGATCGCGCTGACCCCCGCCGCCGCCTTCGCCGATGCGCTGGTCGACAATGTGACGGGGCTGACGCTGGACAAGGATGGCAAGGTCGTCCGCTTCACCGGTCTGTTGCTGACCCCGGACGGCAAGGTCGTGCGCCTGCTGGGCACCAAGGACAAGCGGCCCGAAAAGCTCGACTGGCGCGCGGACATGAAGGGGCGGGTCATGCTGCCCGGCTTCGTCGATTCGCACGGGCATGTGATGGCCCTAGGGTTCCGTCAGATCGAGCTGGACCTGGCGACCACCAAGTCGCTGGACGAAGCGCGCAGCCGGATCGCGGCCTATGTCGCGGCCAATCCGGAGCGGAAATGGATATTGGGCGGCGGCTGGAATCAGGAAAGCTGGGCGCTGGGCCGCTTCCCGACCGCTGCCGACATGGACGCCGCCGTCTCCGACCGCCCGGTCGTGATGGAGCGCGCCGATGGCCATGCGCTCTGGGCGAACAGCGCCGCGATGAAGGCGGCCGGGATCAGCGCCAAGACCGTCTCCCCCGCCGGTGGCCGGATCGAGAAGGTTGGCGGCCAGCCCTCGGGCGTGTTCGTCGATGCGGCGATGCAGCTGATCCAGAAGGCGATCCCGCAACCGCTGGCCAAGGATCGCAACGCCGCGTTCCTCAAGGCACAGAACGAATTGCTGAGCCACGGCATCACCGCGACCGCCGATATGGGCACGACGCTGGACGAGTGGATGACCTATCGTCGGATGGGCGACGCCGGAAATCTGCGCGTGCGGATCATGAGCTATGGCGGTGGCGTCGACGACACCGTGCGCATCGGCGGCACCGGACCGACGCCGTGGCTGTATAACAACAAGCTGCGGCTGGTCGGGGTGAAGCTGTACGGCGACGGCGCGCTCGGATCGCGCGGCGCCTGGCTGAAGCAGCCTTATGCCGATGCCCCCGGCCAGACCGGCCTGGGCTTCATGTCGGACGACGTGATCCGCAACCTGATGAGCCGCGCGGCGATGGACAAGTACCAGATCGCCGTCCACGCGATCGGCGACAAGGCCAATGCGCAGGTGCTCGACGCGATCGACGAGCTGGCCGAGACCTATAAGGGCGACCGGCGCTGGCGGATCGAACATGCGCAGATCGTCGATCCCGCCGACCTGCGGCGCTTCGGCAAGCATGGCATCATCGCCTCGATGCAGCCGGTGCATGAAACCAGCGACCGCCAGATGGCCGAGGCGCGGCTGGGCCCGGCGCGGCTGGCGGGCGCCTATGCCTGGAACTCGATGCTGAAGAACGGCGCGAAGCTGGTGTTCGGATCGGACTATCCGGTCGAAAGCCCCGATCCCTTTGCGGGCTGGGCGGCGGCGATCACCCGGCAAGGCCCGGACGGCCAGCCCTATGGCGGATGGCAGCCGCAGGAGATTATCGGGCGCGAGGCGGCGTGGCGCGCCTTCACCATGGACGGCGCCTATGCCGGGTTCGCGGAGGATCTGTTCGGACGACTGGGCCAGGGCCAGCAAGCGGACTTCATCATCGTCGACCGCAATCCCCTCGACATCAACCCCAGCGAGCTGCGCGCCACCCAGGTCGAGGAAACCTGGATCGGTGGGCAGAAGGTGTGGGAGCGCCGCTGA
- a CDS encoding DUF3072 domain-containing protein, with amino-acid sequence MTDNPKTEPFSNAEKDPDDWTTGDEKMTGAQASYLKTLSEEAGEPFDDTLTKADASKRIDALQAKTGRGQ; translated from the coding sequence ATGACCGACAATCCCAAGACCGAACCCTTCTCCAACGCCGAGAAGGACCCCGATGACTGGACCACCGGCGACGAGAAGATGACCGGTGCGCAGGCCAGCTATCTGAAGACGCTGTCCGAAGAAGCGGGCGAGCCATTCGACGACACGTTGACCAAGGCCGATGCCTCCAAGCGGATCGACGCGCTTCAGGCCAAGACCGGCCGGGGCCAGTAA
- a CDS encoding LysR family transcriptional regulator, which yields MRLPDLEAWAIFAAVVEHRSFSAAADAIGLSKATVSKAITRLEAQLNQSLFHRTSRRLALTEAGKPLAEHAARILAEARAAEEAARDAASAPAGRIRLAAPMSFGVANIAPVIADFLAAHPGIEIELSLSDARVDIVAEGYDIALRIADLPDSSLRARRLCGISTHIIASPAYLAEHGTPTHPNELGEHRLLGYSNITGPWRFRHPGGAEVSVRPQGPLTANSGDALVPAVVAGLGIARLPGFIIGPHLASGRAVAILEDWTPPPVGLHLLTPPSPLRPARVEALIAWLADRVRDPCMAARAGEGAR from the coding sequence ATGCGTCTGCCGGATCTGGAAGCCTGGGCGATTTTCGCCGCCGTGGTCGAGCATCGATCGTTCAGCGCCGCCGCCGATGCGATCGGTCTGTCCAAGGCCACCGTCTCCAAGGCGATCACCCGGCTGGAGGCGCAGCTCAACCAGTCGCTGTTCCACCGCACCTCGCGCCGTCTGGCGCTGACCGAGGCGGGCAAGCCGCTCGCCGAGCATGCCGCACGCATCCTGGCCGAAGCCCGCGCCGCCGAGGAAGCCGCGCGCGACGCCGCCAGTGCGCCTGCGGGTCGCATCCGGCTGGCCGCGCCCATGTCGTTCGGGGTCGCCAATATCGCGCCGGTCATCGCCGACTTCCTGGCCGCGCATCCGGGGATCGAGATCGAGCTGAGCCTGTCCGACGCACGCGTCGATATCGTCGCGGAAGGCTATGACATCGCGCTGCGCATCGCCGATCTGCCCGACAGCTCGCTGCGCGCGCGGCGGCTGTGCGGCATTTCGACGCATATCATCGCCTCACCCGCCTATCTGGCCGAGCATGGCACGCCGACCCATCCCAACGAACTGGGCGAGCACCGGCTGCTGGGCTATTCCAACATCACCGGCCCCTGGCGCTTCCGCCACCCCGGCGGCGCGGAAGTCTCCGTCCGGCCACAGGGGCCGCTGACCGCGAATAGCGGCGACGCGCTGGTCCCCGCCGTGGTCGCGGGGCTGGGCATCGCGCGGCTGCCGGGCTTCATCATCGGGCCTCATCTCGCCTCGGGCCGCGCGGTCGCGATCCTGGAGGACTGGACGCCGCCACCGGTCGGGCTGCACCTGCTGACCCCGCCAAGCCCGTTGCGCCCCGCCCGTGTCGAGGCGCTGATCGCCTGGCTGGCTGATCGGGTGCGCGATCCTTGCATGGCGGCGCGGGCAGGGGAGGGTGCGCGATGA
- the ctrA gene encoding response regulator transcription factor CtrA, with protein MRVLLIEDEPTTAKAIELMLGSEGFNVYTTDLGEEGLDLGKLYDYDIILLDLNLPDMHGYDVLKRLRVARVSTPVLILSGINEMDSKVRSFGFGADDYVTKPFHREELIARIHAVVRRSKGHSQSIIRTGKLAVNLDAKTVEVDNARVHLTGKEYAMLELLSLRKGTTLTKEMFLNHLYGGMDEPELKIIDVFICKLRKKLSLACDGENYIETVWGRGYVLREPDEVEQAEVA; from the coding sequence ATGCGCGTATTGCTGATCGAGGATGAACCGACGACGGCCAAGGCGATCGAGCTGATGCTCGGCAGCGAAGGTTTCAACGTCTACACGACCGACCTGGGTGAAGAAGGTCTCGATCTGGGCAAGCTGTATGATTACGATATCATCCTGCTCGACCTGAACCTGCCCGACATGCACGGTTACGACGTGCTCAAGCGCCTGCGCGTCGCGCGCGTCTCGACCCCGGTGCTGATCCTGTCAGGGATCAACGAGATGGATTCCAAGGTGCGCAGCTTCGGCTTCGGCGCCGACGATTACGTCACCAAGCCCTTCCACCGCGAGGAACTGATCGCGCGCATCCACGCCGTCGTCCGCCGGTCCAAGGGCCATTCGCAGTCGATCATCCGCACCGGCAAGCTGGCGGTCAACTTGGACGCCAAGACGGTCGAGGTCGACAATGCTCGCGTCCACCTGACCGGCAAGGAATATGCCATGCTGGAGCTGCTCTCGCTCCGCAAGGGCACGACGCTGACCAAGGAAATGTTCCTGAACCATCTCTATGGCGGGATGGACGAGCCGGAATTGAAGATCATCGACGTCTTCATCTGCAAGCTGCGCAAGAAGCTCAGCCTAGCCTGTGACGGCGAGAATTATATCGAGACGGTCTGGGGCCGCGGTTATGTGCTGCGCGAGCCCGACGAGGTGGAGCAGGCCGAAGTCGCCTGA
- a CDS encoding pirin family protein: MTATTIEKGIDRRSFESLGHANHGWLDARHHFSFANYYDPARMGWGAIRVWNDDVIAPNAGFPPHPHADMEIITYVRTGAITHQDSMGNVGRTAAGDVQVMSAGSGVRHAEYNLESEPTTLFQIWIEPRSRGGQPSWGAKPFPKGERSGKFVTLASGFDEDGDTLRIRADARVLGATLRAGESLEHTVGEGRHAYLVPATGRIEIDGVPFAARDGAALSGGRTVTITAIEDAEIVLVDSE; this comes from the coding sequence ATGACTGCCACTACTATTGAGAAGGGCATCGACCGCCGCAGCTTCGAAAGCCTGGGTCACGCCAATCATGGCTGGCTGGACGCGCGGCACCATTTCTCGTTCGCCAATTATTACGATCCGGCCCGAATGGGCTGGGGCGCGATCCGGGTGTGGAATGACGACGTCATCGCCCCGAACGCAGGTTTTCCGCCCCACCCCCATGCCGACATGGAGATCATCACCTATGTCCGCACCGGCGCGATCACCCATCAGGACTCGATGGGCAATGTCGGCCGCACCGCGGCGGGCGACGTGCAGGTGATGAGCGCTGGCTCGGGCGTGCGCCACGCCGAATATAATCTCGAGTCCGAGCCGACGACGTTGTTCCAGATTTGGATCGAGCCGCGCAGCCGGGGCGGCCAGCCGAGCTGGGGCGCCAAGCCTTTCCCCAAGGGCGAACGCTCGGGCAAGTTCGTGACGCTGGCGAGCGGCTTCGACGAGGATGGCGATACGCTCCGCATCCGTGCCGATGCGCGGGTGCTGGGCGCGACGCTGCGTGCCGGGGAAAGCCTGGAGCACACAGTCGGCGAGGGTCGTCACGCCTATCTCGTCCCCGCCACCGGGCGGATCGAAATCGACGGTGTGCCGTTCGCGGCTCGGGACGGTGCGGCGCTGTCTGGTGGTCGGACCGTGACGATCACGGCGATCGAGGATGCCGAGATCGTTCTGGTCGATTCCGAATAA